A window of the Nibribacter ruber genome harbors these coding sequences:
- a CDS encoding LacI family DNA-binding transcriptional regulator codes for MSSKPKVTIHDIAEKLNITASTVSRALNDHPRISEATKKTVLKAAKSLNYQPNNIAAALRNGKSYIIGIIIPTVDRAFFASVIRGVEEVANKLNYKVIISQSYDNYEKEVQTVDALLSARVDGIIASIGKNTENFDHYKRTQEKGIPLVLFDRTTDELEVSQVMIDDYLGAYKVVEHLIKQGARRIAHFTSPKKVSVFKERLRGYVDALRDYEIPFDEALVIKSNLQLEDGRASMEQLLALSNPPDAVFSASDYGAMGAMQVVKEKGLRVPQDVALAGFGNEPFTSFSEPGLTTVDQFSLTMGRITAELFFEHFKAGTDKKLVPQKTVLKPELVVRGSSLKADALKKDEAIKSN; via the coding sequence ATGTCAAGCAAACCTAAGGTCACCATTCATGACATCGCTGAAAAGCTGAACATCACCGCTTCTACGGTGTCACGGGCATTGAATGACCATCCCAGAATAAGCGAGGCTACCAAGAAAACGGTGCTTAAAGCGGCCAAGTCGCTCAACTACCAGCCCAATAACATTGCGGCGGCCTTGCGCAACGGCAAAAGCTACATCATAGGCATTATCATACCTACGGTAGACCGCGCCTTCTTCGCATCTGTCATAAGAGGCGTGGAAGAAGTGGCCAACAAGCTCAATTACAAGGTCATCATCTCTCAGTCTTATGACAATTATGAGAAAGAGGTGCAGACCGTTGATGCTTTGTTGAGCGCCCGCGTGGATGGCATCATTGCGTCTATTGGCAAGAACACCGAGAATTTTGACCATTACAAGCGAACCCAGGAAAAAGGAATTCCGCTGGTTTTGTTTGACAGAACCACAGATGAACTAGAGGTAAGTCAGGTCATGATTGACGACTACCTGGGCGCCTACAAGGTGGTGGAGCATTTAATTAAACAAGGAGCCCGCCGCATCGCCCACTTTACCAGCCCTAAAAAAGTAAGCGTGTTCAAAGAGCGTTTGCGTGGCTATGTAGATGCCTTGCGTGATTATGAGATTCCGTTTGATGAGGCGCTGGTCATTAAAAGCAACCTGCAACTAGAGGACGGTCGCGCCAGCATGGAGCAATTATTAGCTCTGTCCAATCCGCCGGACGCAGTGTTTTCGGCCAGTGATTACGGGGCTATGGGTGCCATGCAGGTGGTGAAGGAAAAAGGCCTGCGTGTACCGCAGGACGTGGCGTTGGCCGGCTTCGGAAACGAGCCGTTCACCAGTTTCTCAGAGCCTGGTTTAACTACTGTGGACCAGTTCTCCCTCACCATGGGTCGCATTACCGCCGAGCTGTTCTTTGAGCATTTCAAGGCGGGGACAGACAAGAAACTGGTACCGCAGAAAACGGTGCTTAAGCCAGAACTGGTAGTGAGAGGATCATCCTTAAAAGCAGACGCCTTGAAGAAAGATGAGGCCATTAAGTCTAACTAA
- the kduI gene encoding 5-dehydro-4-deoxy-D-glucuronate isomerase, with product MNHTTRHAVHPEDFKSYGTQKLREHFLMENLFVQDSIEVVYTLYDRLIVGGVNPVTKSVKLDTFPTLRSENFLDRREIGIINVGPEASVTVEGTEYTLAPKEALYIGKGVKEVVFHPANTGEAKFYFNSAPAHHTYPTKKVSLAEAETVEMGALENSNHRTIRKVLINSVVESCQLQMGVTELKTGSVWNTMPAHTHDRRMEAYFYFELPEDQMVCHFLGEPQETRHIWVKNNEAVLSPPWSIHSGAGTSNYTFIWGMAGENLDYNDMDKFPITDLK from the coding sequence ATGAACCATACTACCCGGCACGCCGTCCACCCAGAGGATTTCAAGTCTTATGGCACGCAGAAACTGCGAGAGCACTTCCTGATGGAGAATCTGTTTGTGCAGGATTCTATAGAAGTAGTCTACACCTTATATGACCGCCTGATTGTGGGCGGCGTGAATCCCGTGACCAAATCAGTGAAGTTGGACACCTTCCCTACCCTGCGCTCAGAGAATTTCCTGGACAGAAGAGAAATAGGCATTATCAACGTGGGGCCAGAGGCGAGTGTGACGGTAGAAGGAACTGAATACACCTTGGCTCCTAAAGAAGCACTCTATATAGGTAAAGGCGTGAAGGAAGTAGTTTTTCATCCAGCTAACACCGGCGAAGCCAAATTCTACTTCAACTCCGCTCCTGCGCATCATACTTACCCAACTAAAAAGGTAAGCCTGGCAGAGGCCGAAACCGTAGAGATGGGCGCTTTGGAGAACTCCAACCATCGCACCATCAGAAAAGTGTTGATTAATTCTGTAGTGGAAAGCTGCCAGTTGCAAATGGGCGTGACCGAGTTAAAGACTGGAAGCGTCTGGAACACCATGCCAGCCCACACGCATGACCGCCGCATGGAAGCCTATTTCTATTTTGAGTTACCCGAGGATCAGATGGTGTGCCACTTCTTAGGCGAACCGCAGGAAACCCGTCACATCTGGGTGAAAAACAACGAGGCCGTGCTGTCTCCGCCTTGGTCCATCCACTCGGGCGCAGGCACGTCTAACTATACCTTCATCTGGGGCATGGCCGGCGAGAATCTGGACTACAATGACATGGACAAATTCCCTATCACTGACCTGAAATAG
- a CDS encoding gluconate 5-dehydrogenase: MTHLFDLTGKVALVTGATHGLGMAMAKALGKAGATLVVNGNTPAKMDTALQQYAADGIEAKGYLFDVTNEELAIENIARIEQEVGPIAILVNNAGMIQRTPALEMAVADFRKVLDVDLTGPFIMSKTVGKYMVERRAGKIINICSMMSELGRDTVSAYAAAKGGLKMLTKNLATEWARYNVQVNGIGPGYFATDQTAPIRVDGHPFNDFIIHRTPAGRWGDPEDLGGATIFLASKASDFVNGQILYVDGGILATIGKPSNEA, encoded by the coding sequence ATGACGCACCTATTCGATTTAACCGGCAAAGTGGCCTTAGTCACTGGTGCCACACACGGCTTGGGAATGGCCATGGCCAAAGCCTTGGGCAAAGCAGGCGCCACCTTAGTAGTGAATGGCAACACGCCTGCCAAAATGGACACGGCTCTGCAACAATATGCCGCTGACGGCATTGAGGCCAAAGGCTATTTATTTGATGTGACCAATGAAGAGTTGGCTATTGAAAACATTGCGCGCATTGAGCAGGAAGTGGGCCCCATTGCCATTTTGGTGAACAACGCCGGCATGATACAGCGCACACCTGCCCTGGAGATGGCCGTGGCCGACTTCAGAAAAGTGTTGGATGTGGATCTTACTGGTCCTTTTATCATGAGCAAAACCGTGGGCAAGTACATGGTGGAGCGCCGGGCGGGCAAGATCATCAACATTTGCTCCATGATGAGTGAACTAGGAAGAGATACTGTTTCTGCCTACGCCGCCGCCAAAGGAGGACTCAAAATGCTCACCAAAAACTTGGCCACCGAATGGGCGCGCTACAACGTGCAGGTAAACGGCATCGGACCAGGGTATTTTGCTACCGACCAGACCGCTCCTATTAGAGTGGACGGGCATCCTTTCAACGACTTTATCATTCACCGCACACCGGCCGGCCGTTGGGGTGACCCAGAGGATTTGGGCGGGGCTACCATCTTCTTGGCCAGCAAAGCCAGCGATTTTGTGAACGGTCAGATTTTATATGTAGACGGTGGTATATTGGCCACCATAGGGAAACCGAGCAACGAAGCATAA